A part of Loxodonta africana isolate mLoxAfr1 chromosome 11, mLoxAfr1.hap2, whole genome shotgun sequence genomic DNA contains:
- the OSCAR gene encoding osteoclast-associated immunoglobulin-like receptor — translation MDLLLLLLLLILCSKAQGLCLHLYFASYSSCLQLVLRSPDCSSAPPPFYKQGTKAEKGVVIAPGDFPPSPPPSSSPRAARKPSDPGISIYSVPPASYPKPWLEAQPGAVVTPGVNVTLRCQAPQPSWRFALFKAGEITPVLLRDVAAELAEFFLEEVTPGQGGSYRCCYRRQGWGPGVWSPPSDALELLVTDVLPPPSLVALPGPVVARGANVSLRCAGRVGGMSFALYRVGEAAPLQYRDSAQPWVDFPLPAARAPGTYSCYYHTPSAPYVLSQRSEPLVVSWDGALPSDYTQGNLLRLGLAGLVLICLGALMAFDYRSQSYAGGGLLS, via the exons ATGGACCTGCTGCTGCTCCTCTTGCTGCTGATTCTCT GCAGTAAAGCACAGGGTTTGTGTTTGCATTTGTATTTTGCATCCTACTCCTCTTGTTTGCAGCTGGTTTTGAGAAGCCCTGATTGTAGTTCAGCTCCACCTCCATTTTACAAACAGGGAACCAAGGCAGAGAAAGGGGTAGTGATTGCTCCAGGTGACTTTCCTCCTTCCCCACCTCCCTCTTCATCTCCTCGGGCTGCCAGGAAGCCCAGTGACCCAGGCATCTCCATCTATTCAGTCCCCCCAGCCTCATACCCCAAGCCATGGCTGGAGGCTCAGCCAGGCGCAGTTGTGACTCCCGGGGTCAACGTGACCTTGAGGTGCCAAGCTCCCCAACCCTCCTGGAGGTTCGCACTCTTCAAGGCTGGAGAGATTACCCCAGTGCTGCTTCGGGATGTGGCTGCGGAGCTGGCGGAGttcttcctggaggaagtgaccCCAGGCCAGGGAGGCAGTTACCGCTGTTGCTACAGGAGGCAAGGGTGGGGGCCAGGGGTCTGGTCCCCACCCAGTGATGCCCTGGAACTGCTGGTGACAG ACGTACTGCCGCCACCGTCGCTGGTGGCACTGCCCGGGCCGGTGGTGGCGCGCGGCGCGAACGTGAGCCTGCGCTGCGCGGGCCGCGTGGGCGGCATGAGCTTCGCTCTGTACCGCGTGGGAGAGGCGGCGCCGCTGCAGTACCGCGACTCAGCGCAGCCTTGGGTCGACTTCCCCCTGCCCGCCGCCCGCGCCCCCGGCACCTACAGCTGCTACTACCACACGCCCTCGGCGCCCTATGTGCTGTCGCAGCGCAGCGAGCCGCTGGTCGTCAGCTGGGACG GCGCTTTACCCTCGGACTACACCCAGGGGAACCTCTTACGTCTGGGGCTGGCTGGCCTGGTCCTCATCTGCCTGGGCGCGCTGATGGCTTTTGACTATCGCAGCCAGAGCTACGCTGGTGGGGGGCTCCTGTCATGA
- the NDUFA3 gene encoding NADH dehydrogenase [ubiquinone] 1 alpha subcomplex subunit 3 isoform X3, which produces MAARLAAYLKNAWGKEPVLVASFTITGLAIILPLFSPYTKYSSMINQATPYCYPGQHRSCAGLNGPPSRLTVPLRDDGNMPDVPSHPQDPQGPSLEWLKKL; this is translated from the exons ATGGCGGCTA GACTCGCCGCCTACCTCAAGAATGCCTGGGGCAAGGAGCCGGTGCTGGTCGCATCCTTCACCATCACGGGACTCG CTATAATTCTGCCCCTGTTCAGCCCCTACACCAAGTACTCCAGCATGATCAACCAGGCCACCCCCTACTGCTACCCAG GCCAGCACCGGAGCTGTGCTGGTCTCAACGGCCCACCATCCCGTCTCACAGTGCCCCTCCGAGATGATGGGAATATGCCCGACGTGCCCAGCCACCCTCAGGACCCCCAAGGCCCCAGCTTGGAGTGGCTGAAGAAACTGTGA
- the NDUFA3 gene encoding NADH dehydrogenase [ubiquinone] 1 alpha subcomplex subunit 3 isoform X4, translating to MAARLAAYLKNAWGKEPVLVASFTITGLAIILPLFSPYTKYSSMINQATPYCYPVPLRDDGNMPDVPSHPQDPQGPSLEWLKKL from the exons ATGGCGGCTA GACTCGCCGCCTACCTCAAGAATGCCTGGGGCAAGGAGCCGGTGCTGGTCGCATCCTTCACCATCACGGGACTCG CTATAATTCTGCCCCTGTTCAGCCCCTACACCAAGTACTCCAGCATGATCAACCAGGCCACCCCCTACTGCTACCCAG TGCCCCTCCGAGATGATGGGAATATGCCCGACGTGCCCAGCCACCCTCAGGACCCCCAAGGCCCCAGCTTGGAGTGGCTGAAGAAACTGTGA
- the NDUFA3 gene encoding NADH dehydrogenase [ubiquinone] 1 alpha subcomplex subunit 3 isoform X1, which yields MAASKCGRPRRAGARVISGALPSPGRDREKDSPPTSRMPGARSRCWSHPSPSRDSCRHLLGLTLCLSTAIILPLFSPYTKYSSMINQATPYCYPGQHRSCAGLNGPPSRLTVPLRDDGNMPDVPSHPQDPQGPSLEWLKKL from the exons ATGGCGGCTAGTAAGTGCGGGCGTCCCAGGCGCGCGGGGGCTCGGGTAATTTCAGGAGCGCTCCCCTCCCCGGGCAGAGACCGGGAGAAG GACTCGCCGCCTACCTCAAGAATGCCTGGGGCAAGGAGCCGGTGCTGGTCGCATCCTTCACCATCACGGGACTCG tgcCGCCACCTCCTGGGCCTCACCCTGTGTCTCTCCACAGCTATAATTCTGCCCCTGTTCAGCCCCTACACCAAGTACTCCAGCATGATCAACCAGGCCACCCCCTACTGCTACCCAG GCCAGCACCGGAGCTGTGCTGGTCTCAACGGCCCACCATCCCGTCTCACAGTGCCCCTCCGAGATGATGGGAATATGCCCGACGTGCCCAGCCACCCTCAGGACCCCCAAGGCCCCAGCTTGGAGTGGCTGAAGAAACTGTGA
- the NDUFA3 gene encoding NADH dehydrogenase [ubiquinone] 1 alpha subcomplex subunit 3 isoform X2 has product MAASKCGRPRRAGARVISGALPSPGRDREKDSPPTSRMPGARSRCWSHPSPSRDSCRHLLGLTLCLSTAIILPLFSPYTKYSSMINQATPYCYPVPLRDDGNMPDVPSHPQDPQGPSLEWLKKL; this is encoded by the exons ATGGCGGCTAGTAAGTGCGGGCGTCCCAGGCGCGCGGGGGCTCGGGTAATTTCAGGAGCGCTCCCCTCCCCGGGCAGAGACCGGGAGAAG GACTCGCCGCCTACCTCAAGAATGCCTGGGGCAAGGAGCCGGTGCTGGTCGCATCCTTCACCATCACGGGACTCG tgcCGCCACCTCCTGGGCCTCACCCTGTGTCTCTCCACAGCTATAATTCTGCCCCTGTTCAGCCCCTACACCAAGTACTCCAGCATGATCAACCAGGCCACCCCCTACTGCTACCCAG TGCCCCTCCGAGATGATGGGAATATGCCCGACGTGCCCAGCCACCCTCAGGACCCCCAAGGCCCCAGCTTGGAGTGGCTGAAGAAACTGTGA
- the TFPT gene encoding TCF3 fusion partner isoform X2, producing the protein MELEQREGTMAAVGFEEFSAPPGSELALPPLFGGHILESELETEVEFVSGGLGGSGLRERDEEEEAARGRRRRQRELNRRKYQALGRRCREIEQVNERVLNRLHQVQRITRRLQQERRFLMRVLDSYGDDYRAGQFTIVLEDEGSQGTDAPTPGNAENEPPEKEGLSPPRRTPIKVEEDFGFEADEALDSSWVSRGPDKLLPYPTLASSPFD; encoded by the exons ATGGAGCTGGAACAGAGAGAAGG GACCATGGCAGCCGTGGGCTTTGAGGAGTTCTCAGCGCCGCCAGGCTCGGAGTTGGCGCTGCCACCGCTGTTTGGCGGCCACATCCTGGAAAGCGAGCTAGAAACCGAAGTAGAGTTTGTGTCCGGTGGTCTGGGCGGCTCGGGGCTTCGGGAGCGGGATGAGGAGGAAGAGGCTGCCCGAGGTCGGCGGCGGCGCCAGCGGGAACTAAATCGTAGGAAGTACCAGGCACTGGGTCGGCGCTGCCGGGAGATCGAGCAG GTGAACGAGCGGGTCTTGAACAGACTCCATCAGGTACAGAGGATAACACGGAGACTTCAGCAGGAACGGAG GTTCCTCATGCGAGTGCTGGACTCCTACGGGGATGACTACCGGGCCGGCCAGTTCACTATCGTGCTGGAG gaCGAGGGCAGCCAGGGCACTGATGCCCCCACCCCAGGCAATGCTGAGAACGAGCCTCCTGAGAAAGAGGGACTGTCCCCGCCCAGAAGGACCCCG ATCAAGGTCGAGGAAGACTTTGGCTTCGAAGCGGATGAGGCCCTGGATTCAAGCTGGGTGTCTCGGGGGCCAGACAAACTGCTGCCCTACCCCACCTTGGCCAGCTCCCCCTTCGACTAA
- the TFPT gene encoding TCF3 fusion partner isoform X3 yields MELEQREGTMAAVGFEEFSAPPGSELALPPLFGGHILESELETEVEFVSGGLGGSGLRERDEEEEAARGRRRRQRELNRRKYQALGRRCREIEQVNERVLNRLHQVQRITRRLQQERRFLMRVLDSYGDDYRAGQFTIVLEIKVEEDFGFEADEALDSSWVSRGPDKLLPYPTLASSPFD; encoded by the exons ATGGAGCTGGAACAGAGAGAAGG GACCATGGCAGCCGTGGGCTTTGAGGAGTTCTCAGCGCCGCCAGGCTCGGAGTTGGCGCTGCCACCGCTGTTTGGCGGCCACATCCTGGAAAGCGAGCTAGAAACCGAAGTAGAGTTTGTGTCCGGTGGTCTGGGCGGCTCGGGGCTTCGGGAGCGGGATGAGGAGGAAGAGGCTGCCCGAGGTCGGCGGCGGCGCCAGCGGGAACTAAATCGTAGGAAGTACCAGGCACTGGGTCGGCGCTGCCGGGAGATCGAGCAG GTGAACGAGCGGGTCTTGAACAGACTCCATCAGGTACAGAGGATAACACGGAGACTTCAGCAGGAACGGAG GTTCCTCATGCGAGTGCTGGACTCCTACGGGGATGACTACCGGGCCGGCCAGTTCACTATCGTGCTGGAG ATCAAGGTCGAGGAAGACTTTGGCTTCGAAGCGGATGAGGCCCTGGATTCAAGCTGGGTGTCTCGGGGGCCAGACAAACTGCTGCCCTACCCCACCTTGGCCAGCTCCCCCTTCGACTAA
- the TFPT gene encoding TCF3 fusion partner isoform X1 translates to MELEQREGTMAAVGFEEFSAPPGSELALPPLFGGHILESELETEVEFVSGGLGGSGLRERDEEEEAARGRRRRQRELNRRKYQALGRRCREIEQVNERVLNRLHQVQRITRRLQQERRFLMRVLDSYGDDYRAGQFTIVLEDEGSQGTDAPTPGNAENEPPEKEGLSPPRRTPVPPEPSSPAAGEGPSGRKRRRAPRDGRRGAGTALTPELAPVQIKVEEDFGFEADEALDSSWVSRGPDKLLPYPTLASSPFD, encoded by the exons ATGGAGCTGGAACAGAGAGAAGG GACCATGGCAGCCGTGGGCTTTGAGGAGTTCTCAGCGCCGCCAGGCTCGGAGTTGGCGCTGCCACCGCTGTTTGGCGGCCACATCCTGGAAAGCGAGCTAGAAACCGAAGTAGAGTTTGTGTCCGGTGGTCTGGGCGGCTCGGGGCTTCGGGAGCGGGATGAGGAGGAAGAGGCTGCCCGAGGTCGGCGGCGGCGCCAGCGGGAACTAAATCGTAGGAAGTACCAGGCACTGGGTCGGCGCTGCCGGGAGATCGAGCAG GTGAACGAGCGGGTCTTGAACAGACTCCATCAGGTACAGAGGATAACACGGAGACTTCAGCAGGAACGGAG GTTCCTCATGCGAGTGCTGGACTCCTACGGGGATGACTACCGGGCCGGCCAGTTCACTATCGTGCTGGAG gaCGAGGGCAGCCAGGGCACTGATGCCCCCACCCCAGGCAATGCTGAGAACGAGCCTCCTGAGAAAGAGGGACTGTCCCCGCCCAGAAGGACCCCGGTACCCCCCGAGCCCAGCAGCCCGGCTGCTGGGGAGGGGCCCAGTGGGCGGAAGAGGCGGCGGGCACCCCGGGATGGACGTCGGGGAGCAGGAACTGCGCTGACCCCAGAGCTGGCCCCAGTGcag ATCAAGGTCGAGGAAGACTTTGGCTTCGAAGCGGATGAGGCCCTGGATTCAAGCTGGGTGTCTCGGGGGCCAGACAAACTGCTGCCCTACCCCACCTTGGCCAGCTCCCCCTTCGACTAA